A window from Carassius auratus strain Wakin chromosome 48, ASM336829v1, whole genome shotgun sequence encodes these proteins:
- the LOC113065412 gene encoding E3 ubiquitin-protein ligase TRIM39-like — MIHNRMKKIEVIQYSVELKMRNTEEEKSSSVDLFTDLIRSIERCQSELLKMMEEQQKAAEKQAEDLIKELQQEITDLKKRNTELEQITHTDDHLQLLQKFSSLCSCPHIKNWTKIKIDYDKDVFHMNRALIQLKKTLDEKLSQSVDVTLDPDTANPYLIVSDDGKQVSHGDIKQDVPENPKRFDDVLCVLAKQGFNSGRFYYEVQVKEKTEWGLGVVRESVNRKGDITLTPENGFWTVILRNENQYAACDDPPVSFSLKVKPEKVGVFVDYEEGLVSFYDVESRSHIYSFTGQTFTDKLYPYFNPRHNEGGKNSNPLIITC; from the exons ATGATCCATAATAGAATGAAGAAGATTGAAGTGATCCAGTACTCAGTCGAACTGAAAATG AGGAACACAGAGGAAGAGAAATCGTCCAGTGTTGATCTCTTCACTGATctgatccgctccattgagagatgtCAGTCTGAGCTGCTGAAGATGATGGAggaacagcagaaagcagcagagaaacaggcTGAAGATCTCATTAAAGAGCTGCAGCAGGAAATCACTGATCTGAAGAagagaaacactgagctggagcagaTCACACACACTGATGATCATCTGCAGCTCCTGCAG AAGTTCTCATCCCTGTGCAGTTGTCCACACATCAAGAACTGGACTAAGATCAAGATTGACTATGATAAGGACGTGTTTCATATGAACAGAGCTTTGATACAGCTCAAGAAAACTCTAGATGAAAAACTCAGTCAGTCTG tggatgtgactctggatccCGATACAGCGAATCCATATCTCATCGTGTctgatgatggaaaacaagtCAGTCATGGAGACATTAAACAGGACGTCCCAGAAAACCCAAAGAGATTTGATGATGTTTTGTGTGTTCTGGCAAAGCAAGGATTCAATTCTGGGAGATTTTACTATGAGGTGCAGGTGAAGGAAAAGACTGAGTGGGGTTTAGGAGTGGTCAGAGAATCTGTTAACAGGAAGGGAGATATTACACTGACTCCTGAGAATGGATTCTGGACTGTGATTCTGAGGAATGAGAATCAATATGCAGCTTGTGATGATCCACCTGTATCTTTCTCTCTGAAAGTGAAACCTGAGAAGGTGggagtgtttgtggattatgaggagGGTCTGGTCTCTTTTTATGATGTGGAGTCCAGATCTCATATCTACTCTTTCACTGGTCAGACTTTCACTGACAAACTCTATCCATATTTTAACCCACGCCATAATGAAGGAGGTAAAAACTCAAACCCTCTGATCATCAcatgttaa